The proteins below come from a single Oryzias latipes chromosome 14, ASM223467v1 genomic window:
- the LOC101163023 gene encoding olfactory receptor 2A1/2A42-like encodes MQNNSNLTAAVLRNGLVEVTLYYVVTTLPCCLFLFINVTMLFTLRSKAVFRETSRYILLFNLLFSDTVQLAHNQIMLLLSGGKPLVYPLCIALTALSFFSHNASILTLVLMCLERYIAVCYPLRHAAIVTIKNTGEAVCVLWTFSLLIVLVEVVLMLNVPFKDLPNKQLREFCGRENLYPDQVAEMYHKVFTYFLFTYAGVTVTFSYIAIMLAARSASTDKASARKARKTLLLHLMQLGLSMSATVQTSLLILIFQSIERSAATSVQVFLYILLSLLPKCLSSLIYGLRDQTIRPVLMLNLSCGWKSPSSTVAPVNVKI; translated from the coding sequence ATGCAAAACAATTCCAACCTGACGGCAGCGGTGCTGCGGAACGGGCTGGTGGAGGTGACGCTGTACTATGTGGTGACCACGCTGCCATGCTGTCTGTTCCTCTTCATCAATGTGACCATGTTGTTCACTCTGAGGAGCAAAGCTGTGTTCAGGGAAACCTCCCGATACATCCTCCTCTTTAACCTTCTGTTTTCAGACACCGTGCAGCTGGCTCACAACCAGATAATGCTTCTGCTGTCGGGAGGAAAACCGTTGGTGTACCCGCTCTGCATCGCTCTAACAGCCCTCAGCTTCTTCTCCCACAATGCCTCCATCCTCACACTGGTGCTGATGTGTCTGGAGAGATACATCGCTGTGTGTTATCCACTGAGGCACGCAGCCATCGTCACCATCAAGAACACAGGGGAGGCAGTGTGTGTGCTCTGGACCTTCAGTCTTCTGATTGTTCTGGTGGAGGTGGTTCTGATGCTGAATGTTCCTTTCAAGGACCTGCCAAACAAGCAGCTGAGAGAGTTCTGCGGGAGAGAGAACCTATATCCTGACCAAGTGGCTGAGATGTACCACAAAGTCTTCACCTACTTCCTCTTCACATATGCAGGAGTCACCGTGACTTTCTCTTACATCGCCATCATGCTGGCAGCACGGTCGGCCTCCACCGACAAAGCTTCGGCCAGGAAGGCGCGGAAGACGCTGCTGCTGCATCTAATGCAGCTGGGCCTCAGCATGTCCGCCACTGTCCAGACCTCTTTACTCATTCTCATATTCCAGAGCATAGAGAGGTCCGCCGCCACCAGCGTGCAGGTTTTCCTCTACATTCTTCTCAGCCTTCTTCCCAAATGTCTTAGCTCCCTCATCTATGGCCTCAGAGATCAGACCATCAGACCCGTCCTCATGCTGAACCTCAGCTGTGGGTGGAAGAGCCCTTCCAGCACTGTTGCTCCGGTGAACGTTAAAATCTGA